In one window of Oryza sativa Japonica Group chromosome 9, ASM3414082v1 DNA:
- the LOC107278789 gene encoding uncharacterized protein, with the protein MLYVLTNLTEVDDYIRKFIDEEWTSRGVPTRQQQENILQNGAGRDHPNFVSWFCKKSMMDETMSDDLKQIARGCHTRVLLYNIYDVNGYRFRTHKYEQERPNATTINSGLVTIGQGENDEMTEYYGYIKEIIEISFDGTKPLTLVLFNCHWFDPSQVRYSPRYGLVEVAHASILPKFEPFVIAHQATQVYYMPYPCKSVQDLTNWWVVYKVQPIGRLEVPTDQDYDFVPNTDVVHYFQEDGLLGSFVIDLGLNFDNNSEEAASSRDTEDICNGKDLELLNGSSIQDVNYDDDESYYADSSNEDDEYPTNRDILYDEYF; encoded by the exons ATGTTGTACGTGCTTACAAATCTTACTGAAGTGGATGACTACATTAG GAAGTTTATAGATGAGGAGTGGACTTCACGAGGTGTTCCAACTAGGCAACAGCAGGAGAACATCTTACAGAATGGTGCTGGGAGAGATCATCCTAATTTTGTTTCTTGGTTTTGTAAGAAG AGTATGATGGATGAGACTATGAGTGATGATTTGAAGCAAATAGCTAGAGGATGCCACACTCGAGTCttgttatataatatatatgatgTAAATGGGTATCGATTTCGGACACATAAATATGAGCAGGAGAGGCCAAATGCAACTACAATAAACAGTGGTTTGGTGACTATAGGACAGGGAGAAAATGATGAAATGACTGAGTACTATGGTTACAtcaaagaaataatagaaatcaGCTTTGATGGCACCAAACCTCTCACACTTGTGCTCTTCAATTGCCATTGGTTTGACCCAAGCCAAGTCAGGTACTCGCCAAGATATGGCCTGGTTGAAGTTGCTCATGCATCAATCCTTCCCAAGTTTGAGCCATTTGTTATAGCTCATCAAGCGACACAAGTGTATTACATGCCATATCCATGCAAATCTGTACAAGATCtcactaattggtgggttgtaTATAAGGTGCAGCCAATTGGTAGATTAGAAGTACCCACTGATCAAGATTATGATTTTGTCCCCAACACTGATGTTGTCCACTATTTCCAAGAAGATGGCCTGCTTGGCAGTTTTGTAATTGATCTTGGTCTGAACTTTGATAATAATTCTGAAGAGGCTGCCAGCAGTAGGGATACTGAAGATATTTGCAATGGCAAGGACTTGGAGCTTCTCAATGGATCATCTATTCAAGATGTCAACTACGATGATGACGAGTCTTATTATGCTGACTCATCCAATGAAGATGATGAATATCCCACCAATAGAGATATCTTATATGATGAATATTTCTAA